The nucleotide sequence GAACACCCCGTCGCGCCACGCCGCGGACTCCCACGCGGCGGCCAACTCCTTCACCACGTCCGGGTGTTCGGCGGCCAGGTCGTCGATCTCCGTGGGATCGGCGGTGATGTCGTACAGCGCCCACTCGCCGTCGTCGTACGGCGTGCCGAACTGATGCTGCGTCACCAGCTTGTAGGGGTGCCGGTAGTAGCTCCGGTTGCCGGACATCTCGCTGTACTGCTCGGTGTGTCGCGACACCGCGTCCGCCGACCGCAGCACGTCGGTGAACGCGCGGCCGTCCACCTCCTGCGTCGGCTGCCCGCCGCGCACCTCGGGCCGCTCCACGTCCGCGAGTTCGAGCAGTGTGGGGAGGAGGTCGGTCACGTACTGGTATTGGTCGCGCACCCCGGAGTCGCCGTCGCCGCGCGGCAGTCCGGCGGGCCACGAGAGCACGAACGGCACGCGCACACCGCCGGCGTACGTCTGGCCCTTGTACAGCCGGAACGGCGTGTTGGACGCCATGCCCCAGCCGCGCGGGTAGTGGACCAGGCTGCGCGGGCCGCCGACCAGGTCGAGTTCGCGGTCGACGTCGCCGTTCCACTCGTCGGGCAGCCCGGGGTGGTGGACGAACCGCTTGAAGTACGCCCGCGTCCCCTCGGCGCCGCCCTCGCCGGTACCGCCGTTGTCGGAGGTGAACACGATGACGGTGTTGTCGAGTTCGCCGAGTTCGTCGAGTGTCGCGGTCAGGCGGCCGAGGTTCCGGTCGATGTTGTCGACCATCGCCGCGTAGACCTCCATGTAGCGCTCGTACAACTCCTTCGTCTCCGCCGGGAGTTCGTCCCACGCGCCGACCTCGTGGCCCTTCTCGAAGTTGCGCCGGGGCAGGCGCGTGCCCTCGGGGAACAGCCCGTCGGCGATCTGCCGCGCGAAGCGCGTGTCGCGCAGCGCGTCCCAGCCGTCGCGGTAACGGCCGCGCTGCCGTTCGATGTCGGCCGGTTTGGCCTGCAGCGGGCCGTGCACGGCGTTGTGGGCGACGTACAGGAAGAAGGGCTTGTCGGCGTCGTGCGCGCGCAACGCCTTGACCATGCCGATGGCTTCGTCGGTGATGTCGTCGGTGTAGTAGTAGTCGGGCGGGAGTTCGTCGATGTCCAGCGGGCTGTTGTCGCGCACGAGCTGGTGCGGGTGGAACAGGCTCGTCAGGCCCTCCAGCACCCCGTAGTAGCGGTCGAAGCCTTTCTGGAGCGGCCAGTTGCGCCGGTCGTCCGCCGCGTTGGACGCGGAGTCGCGCACCAGGTGCCACTTGCCGACCGCGAACGTGGCGTAGCCCGCGTCGTGCAGCAGCTGCGGCAGCGTGGGGATGTCGTCGGGGATCTCCATCGCGTAGCCGGGGAAGCCCGGGTCGGCGTTCGCGACGAACGAGTAGCCCACGCGGTGCGGGTTGAGCCCGGTCAGCAGCGCCGCCCGGGCGGGCGAGCACAGCGGCATCGTGTGGTAGTTCGTCAGCCGCACGCCGCGCTCGGCGAGCCGGTCGAGCACCGGTGTGGCGATCTCCGAACCGAACGGGCCGATGTCGCTGTAGCCCATGTCGTCGATCAGCACGACGACGATGTTGGGCGCCCCCGGCCGGGCCTTCGCCCGCGGCTCCCACGCGGGTTCGGACTCGGCGAACGTGCGTCCGGCGCGGCCGGTGAAGCCGGCGTACGGATCCCGCCGCCGCGGGTTGTCGGAAGGGGTCATCGGTCTGCTCCTCACGCCGCGGCAGCGGCGACGGTGTTCGGCACGGGGCTGGGGACGGCGGCCAACAACCCGCGGGTGTACGGGTGCCGCGGACGCGCGCACAGTTCCTCGGCGGGCCCGGTCTCCACGACGCGGCCCGCGCGCATCACCGCGATGCGGTGCGAGATCTGCCGGACGACGGCCAGATCGTGCGCGATGAAGATCATCGACAGGCCCAGGTCGGCCTGCAGGTCGGCGAGCAGGTTGACCACCTGCGCCTGGACGGAGACATCGAGCGCCGACACCGGTTCGTCGCAGATCAGCACGTCGGGTTCCGGGGCCAACGCCCGGGCGATGCCGATGCGTTGGCGCTGGCCACCGGAGAAGTCGCGGGGGTAGCGGCCCGCGGCGGACGCGTCCAGCCCCACCCGCTCCAGGAGTTCGGCGACCCGGCGGCGGTGTTCGGCGGGCGTCCCGATGCCCTGAGAGACCAGGGGGTCGGCGATGACCGCGCCGACCGTCATGCGCGGGTTGAGCGATGCGTACGGGTCCTGGAAGACCATCTGGACGCGCCGCCGCAGCGCCCGCAGTTCGGCGCGCGAGGGCTTGGTGACGTCCCGGCCGTCGAGGAGGATGCTCCCGGACGTCGCCGGATGCACACCGACCAGGGTGCGTACGAGCGTCGACTTCCCGGAGCCGGACTCGCCGACCACGCCCAGGGTTTCGCCCCGTGCCAGGTCGAGCGACACGTCGTCGAGCGCCACCACGCGGTTGCGGCGCGAACGGAACACCTTGCCCAGCGAGCGGATCGAGACGACCGGTTCGCCGTCGGCGTCGCCCGTGCCGGCCGCGCGGGCGACCACGGACGGCGCCTGCTTCGCAGCGGACTCGGCCGCGGCGTCGGGCACCGGGCCGTCGGACACCCAGCACGCCACCGTGCGGCCCGCCGCCACGCGCGACGGCGGCTGCTCGGTGCGGCATTGGTCGGTCGCGAGGGTGCAGCGGTCCGCGAACGCGCACCCGGCCGGGGGCGCGGCCAGGTCCGGCGGCGCTCCGGGAATGCCCCGCAGGCGCTGCCCGTACGCGGCGTCGAGCCGGGGCACCGCGCGCAACAGCCCCGCGGTGTACGGGTGGTGAGGTGCCGTCAGGACATCCGCGGTGCGGCCCTGTTCGACGACCTTGCCGCCGTACAGCACCATGACGCGGGCGGCGGACCGCGCCACCACGCCCATGTTGTGGGTGATCAGCACCGTCGCGGTGCCCAGGTCGCGCGACAGCCGTTCGATGAGGTCCAGGATCTGCGCCTGCACCGTCGGGTCGAGCGCGGTGGTCGGCTCGTCGGCGAGCAGGAGGTCGGGCTCGTTGGCCAGGGCGAGCGCGATCATGACGCGCTGCCGCATGCCCCCGGAGAACTGGTGGGGGTGGTCGCGCATGCGCTTGGCGGGGTCGGGGATGCCCACGAGATCGAGGAGTTCGACCGCCCGCGCGGTGCGGGCGCGCTTGTCGCGCACGCCGTGCGCGCGCATCGCCTCGTCGAGGTGGCGGCCGACGGTCAGCAGCGGGTTCAGCGACGTCATCGGGTCCTGGAAGATCATCCCGACGCGTGCCCCACGGACCCGCCGCAACGCGGCCTCGTCGGCCGCGGTGAGGTCGAGCGGGTCGCCGGGCCCGTTGTCGAGCAGCACCGCGCCCGCGCTGATCCGCCCGGCGGGCGGCAGCATGCGCGTCAGCGCGAGCGCCGTCGTGGACTTGCCGGACCCGGACTCGCCGACGATCGCGAGGGTTTCGCCGCGCGCGAGGTCGAAGTCGACGCCGCGCACGGCGTGCACGGGGCCGCGTTCCGAGTCGAAGGTGACGTGCAGGCCGCGCACGCGCAGCAGCGGGGCCGCGGACGGGGGTTCGGCGGCCGTACCGGAGCGTGCCCCGGCCGCCGCGGGCTGCGGTTTCTCGGTCGATACGGTCATCGTCGCGCTCCCCGGTTGAGTGCTTCCGCGATCAGGTTGAGCCCCACGACCAGCGTCGTGATCACCACGAGGGGGCCGAGAGCGTAGGTGAAGTGGTCCTCCAGATAGGGCCGCGACTCGGCGAGGATCCCGCCGAGCGAGGGGTCGGGCGGCCGGACCCCGATGCCGATGAAACTCATCGCGCCCTCGAGGATCACCGCGATCGACAGCGACACCGCGACCTGGACCACCACCGGGTCGGCCGCGTTCGGCAGGACGTGCCGCGTGAGCAGCCGCAGCGGGCCGGCGCCGCCGATCCGCGCGGCCACGGCGTACTCGCGTTCCCGGTGCACGAGGATCGCGCCGCGCAGCATGCGCCCGAACCCGGGGATCTCCACGAGCACGATGACGGTGATGATGGTGATCTTGCCGGGGCCCATGATCGCCGTGGCGGTCAGGCCCAGGATCAGGCCGGGGAACGACTGCAGCAGGTCGAACAACCGCTGCACCGCGACGTCGGCGGCCCGGTGCGTGATCGCGACCAGGGCCAGCGAGCAGCCGATGACCAGGCCGATCGGCACCGCGGCGAAGACCACCAGAAGATCGGTGCGGATGCCGTAGAGCAGCCGGCTCAGCAGGTCGCGGCCGATCTCGTCGGTGCCCCACGCGTGCCCGGCCGCCCCCGGGTCCTGGAGCGACGCCGCCGTCTGGAAGTTCGGGTCGTGCGAGGTCAGCAGCGGTGCGGCGAGGCCCGCGACGAGGACCACTCCGACCAGGACGAGGCCGGTGATGCCGCGCGGGGTCATGAGGCCGCGCAGGTAGCGGTTGCGGATCCGGCGCGGCTTGGACGCCGCGACCGGGACGGTGGCGAGTGCTTCGGTAGCCATGTCGGGTCACCCCAGCCGGACGCGCGGGTCGATGAGTGCGTACGCCAGATCGGTCAGCAGTTGCACGACCACGAA is from Yinghuangia sp. ASG 101 and encodes:
- a CDS encoding arylsulfatase, with protein sequence MTPSDNPRRRDPYAGFTGRAGRTFAESEPAWEPRAKARPGAPNIVVVLIDDMGYSDIGPFGSEIATPVLDRLAERGVRLTNYHTMPLCSPARAALLTGLNPHRVGYSFVANADPGFPGYAMEIPDDIPTLPQLLHDAGYATFAVGKWHLVRDSASNAADDRRNWPLQKGFDRYYGVLEGLTSLFHPHQLVRDNSPLDIDELPPDYYYTDDITDEAIGMVKALRAHDADKPFFLYVAHNAVHGPLQAKPADIERQRGRYRDGWDALRDTRFARQIADGLFPEGTRLPRRNFEKGHEVGAWDELPAETKELYERYMEVYAAMVDNIDRNLGRLTATLDELGELDNTVIVFTSDNGGTGEGGAEGTRAYFKRFVHHPGLPDEWNGDVDRELDLVGGPRSLVHYPRGWGMASNTPFRLYKGQTYAGGVRVPFVLSWPAGLPRGDGDSGVRDQYQYVTDLLPTLLELADVERPEVRGGQPTQEVDGRAFTDVLRSADAVSRHTEQYSEMSGNRSYYRHPYKLVTQHQFGTPYDDGEWALYDITADPTEIDDLAAEHPDVVKELAAAWESAAWRDGVFPLADASGALAFRHPDEEELRKPVRILAGTPELERYRSAKLVAFRDFSARIEIDDHGPDDAGVLLSHGDQGGGYSVYVEDGHLGFAYNEYGVLHEVDAGPLTPGPHEVVLRAATRPRFRWDFVVAVDGEDTAWLEGVHLLIGMAPLQGISVGVDRKSPVSWPLHERHGAFRYSGALRAVTYTPGTPAAYDPETVLRTLRDAAATYE
- a CDS encoding ABC transporter permease encodes the protein MATEALATVPVAASKPRRIRNRYLRGLMTPRGITGLVLVGVVLVAGLAAPLLTSHDPNFQTAASLQDPGAAGHAWGTDEIGRDLLSRLLYGIRTDLLVVFAAVPIGLVIGCSLALVAITHRAADVAVQRLFDLLQSFPGLILGLTATAIMGPGKITIITVIVLVEIPGFGRMLRGAILVHREREYAVAARIGGAGPLRLLTRHVLPNAADPVVVQVAVSLSIAVILEGAMSFIGIGVRPPDPSLGGILAESRPYLEDHFTYALGPLVVITTLVVGLNLIAEALNRGARR
- a CDS encoding dipeptide ABC transporter ATP-binding protein, which encodes MTVSTEKPQPAAAGARSGTAAEPPSAAPLLRVRGLHVTFDSERGPVHAVRGVDFDLARGETLAIVGESGSGKSTTALALTRMLPPAGRISAGAVLLDNGPGDPLDLTAADEAALRRVRGARVGMIFQDPMTSLNPLLTVGRHLDEAMRAHGVRDKRARTARAVELLDLVGIPDPAKRMRDHPHQFSGGMRQRVMIALALANEPDLLLADEPTTALDPTVQAQILDLIERLSRDLGTATVLITHNMGVVARSAARVMVLYGGKVVEQGRTADVLTAPHHPYTAGLLRAVPRLDAAYGQRLRGIPGAPPDLAAPPAGCAFADRCTLATDQCRTEQPPSRVAAGRTVACWVSDGPVPDAAAESAAKQAPSVVARAAGTGDADGEPVVSIRSLGKVFRSRRNRVVALDDVSLDLARGETLGVVGESGSGKSTLVRTLVGVHPATSGSILLDGRDVTKPSRAELRALRRRVQMVFQDPYASLNPRMTVGAVIADPLVSQGIGTPAEHRRRVAELLERVGLDASAAGRYPRDFSGGQRQRIGIARALAPEPDVLICDEPVSALDVSVQAQVVNLLADLQADLGLSMIFIAHDLAVVRQISHRIAVMRAGRVVETGPAEELCARPRHPYTRGLLAAVPSPVPNTVAAAAA